TTGGGGCCAGAATGAAAGCCTGGCTTTTTTTTCGTTATATAATTATACTTGTATTGATTCGTATCACGGATTTATAAACCTTAATACCTCGCTTTTTGCCGGGTTAAGGCAAAAAGGTATTCTATGAAGAATGTAAGAGATAAAATTATACGTTCCGCTGGAAAAGCGGTCGCTGATTTCGGACTCATTAAAGACGGTGACAATATTCTTGTCGGATTGTCAGGCGGCAAGGACAGCTACACTATGGTGGATGTCTTGCTTGCCCTGCAAAAAAAAGCCCCGATTCAATTCTCCCTTACAGGGATTACTATCGATTCCGGATTTGAAGGCTTCAAAGGCGAAACGATCGAGTATTACTGTAAAGAAAAAAAAGTCCCTTTTATTTATAAAAAAGCCGATATTCTCAATATTATTAAAGAGCATAAAAATCCTCGTAAAAGTGTTTGTTCTTTCTGTGCCCGTCTGCGCCGAGGCGCCTTATATACCTACGCCGCTGAGCACGGGTACAATAAGATCGCTCTTGGCCATCACGCTGATGATTTTATTGAGACAGTACTCATGAACATGTTCTATTCCGGCTCACTTAAGGCGATGGCGCCGTATCATGTTGCTGACGATAAACGTAATATTGTTATCCGGCCGCTTGTATACGTTTTCGAAGAAGACATTATTACCTATGCGCTGCAAAAGAAGTTTCCGATTATCTGTTGTGTTTGTCCTGTTTCTAAAGGTGCTGAGTCAAAACGTAATCGAGTAAAACGACTGCTGCGTGAACTGCAAGAGGAAACCCCTCATATTAAATCTAACATTCTTAATTCGTTGTCGAATGTCGCCTATTCCCATCTGCTTGCTCAAAAGGCTGTTGTCGGAATTGTTGGCTAACCGGGATAATTGACAAAAGCCAGGCATTAAACAATAATTAAAATGATGTCAGTAAGTTAAATCCTAAGATTTTGTGAATATGGTTAATTAAACATTTTATGAAGAAACTTCCCCTCATAATTTTTGAAAAATCCGATACTAATTTTATATTATTCAATAATGATGCCCTGTCCCAAACTTTAATGAAGGAAAAAGATTGGGAACCTCATTTCAAAGATGTAATTCAACGAGTATTATTCTCAGGAGATAGTGCAATAGATTTAGGCGCAAATTTTGGATATCATACTGTTTCCATGGCCAGTCTTGTCGGGAATCAAGGGAAAATATATGCTTTCGAGCCTCTAAGGATTATTTTCCAACAATTATGCTGTAATTGTTTTATTAATGGATTAGATAATGTCTATCCCTATAATTGTGCGGTGGGAGATGCCTCTTCAACAGCATATATGCGCTCGCTCGATTATTATTCAACCACCACGATTAATATCGGGGACACGTCTCTGCTCAATAATGTCGATAAAGCGCCGGGCGACGAAATTATGGTAAAGGCTCTCGATAGTTTTGATCTCAAAAAAATAAAATTTATAAAGATAGATGTTCAAGGCTGTGAGTTGTTTGCCTTAAAAGGTGCAAAAGATACGATTGATAGAGACCGCCCGATAATGTTTATCGAAATTGAAGAGCATCAATGCCGAAAGTTTGGCTATACGTCAGAGGACTTGATAGAATATTTGTTCTCGATCGGATATTATCTGTTGAGGATAAAAACCAATTATCCCTGCGATCATATTGCGCTCCCTCTTGAAAAAGAATGTGAAGAGTCCGTATTTCATGGTATGCCTTATCACGTTGAAAAGCTAAAAGGAAAAAAGATAGAATTAACCTTTACGAATCCCATATATTACAATCAGTTTAAGATTTTAGAATGAAAATGAAAATAGCCTTCCATTCAAATCAATTAGGGGAAAGAGGTACTGAAGTAGCCTTATACGATTATGCGCTATACAACGAAGTACTTCTCAGCAATCAATCAATTATTATATCAAATAAAAATAATGATCTTTTTTCACTTCAAAAATTCAGGAATAGGTTTGCGGTCTATTTATACGACAACTTTTCCGAAGTGGATGTTATTCTAAAAGAAAATGCTGTCGACGTCTTCTATGCCATAAAGAGCGGGTTGAAAGATCACGTGATATCAACGCAGTGCAAGAATGTTGTCCATTGTGTGTTTACAACAGCTCAACCGCATGGAGATGTCTATGCTTCAATATCCCCATGGCTTGCAGACCAGTCGAGTGTAAGAGTTCCGGTTGTGCCGCATATGGTTGCGAGTATCGAGAGCCCGGATGATCTAAGGTCCGAACTGCATATTCCTGAAGATGCCGTAGTTTTTGGACGGTATGGCGGATGGGAGCAATTCGATCTTCCCTTTGTTCATAGAACAGTCGAGTACATCTCCCGAAGAAGAAAGGATATATACTTTCTTTTTATGAACACGGCTCCATTTAATCGGCAGAGCTATCAGGAAAATAATAAGCAGATTATTCATCTGCCGAAATCTTCAGATGATTTTTATAAAGCGGCATTTATAAATACCTGTGATGCTATGCTCCATGCACGATATGAGGGTGAAACTTTTGGCTTGGCAATAGCAGAGTTTTCTATTAGAAATAAGCCTGTTCTGACGTGGTCACAATCTTCGCAAAAGGCTCATTTGGATATTCTGGGTGAGAAATGCATCCGGTACCATGACGAAAAAGACCTTTTTCGAATAATAAATAACTTTAACAAAGAAGCAATAAGAAAATTGGCTTGGGATTGTTACGGTGCAAGCTATAATCCCCAAGAAGTCATGAAGGTTTTTAAACAGGTATTCCTCGACTGATATGGGCTATTTTGTGGAAAGTTGTTCTTTCGCAATAAATTCCTGAAGTTGGACCGGCAGTGTTTCTCTTTTTTCGGGGATAGCCCGTTTGTATTGGCTTGGAATGACCGGATGGATGTCTCTCATTTCTAGTGTCCATTTAAGCCAGATATTCTCGTACCAGGTAACACTGACTCCTCCTGCATGAGGACTTGTCTCAATTTTCCGTTTGATTTTTTCATCGGCCCGCGCATATGACAAATGATAACAGATTGCAAGTGCCGGCGGGATTAGCATTCCGTTATAGGTGGCAGAATCAGTTCTCTGCACCATAGTGCCGTCTCGTTTAATAGCAGTGATTCCATCCCTGATATGCGTGAAAAGAAAACTGTTGGTTTTAACCGCAATGACCGGTTTGAAATTTTCTCTGGGAAATATTCTATGATAGTCTTTTTTCCAATAAGTATTCCACTCAATATGAAAGACTGAAATATCCGGATAGAGTTTGATGAAGCTAATGATATCCGCAAATTGCTGTTCATGGTAGACTTCATCTGAATCTATAATAAACGCATAATCTATCCCTTGGCTGTAGAGTATTTCAATCCCGCTATTACGCTGGTCATGATCTGTTTCCCAGTGGCCAGTGACAATCTCGATATTCGGGTAGCGTTTGGCCATATCCTTTATCAGTGTCAGTGTTTCAGAATTATCTTCAACTTTCCCGTTCCACGGGATGTCAGATACTGTAAACAGGATTTTTTCAAGTTTATCAGCGAGTGGGCCAACTGATATCTCTAAATACTCATGATCGTCATAAATACAATAAATCGCTCCGAATTTCATGTAATCACCTGTTCCTTTTGTGGCTGCTTTTATTATAGCAAATAAGTCGCTGTGCTGGTAAATTGGTCTTTGTGTTTGTTGCGATCAGCTTGTTTTACGAAGAAAGTAATTTATAGTAAAGCAGTCCGAGGTACTCATGCAAAGCAATATAACTGTTGGTTAAACAGCTCATTGAGGGGATGAGGTTGAGTAAAGAATAACGGGTAGTGACCGCTTTATAATCAGTTGGTGCCGGTGTGGCTTTAATCCCGAATTTGGTGAAAGAATACATGCTTCTCGGCATATGATAGGCAGAGGTAACGAGGATAACGCTCGAAAACTTGTTGTTATCTAATACTATTTTTGAGAGCTTTGCATTTTCGTGGGTGTTTCTGCTGCCTGGTTCTATAAAGATATTTGTTCCTTTTACTCCAAGCCTTAAAAGAGTGTTCTGCATGACCATAGCTTCCGGGGTCGCCAGTTTGTTTAAGGTTGTTCCTCCGCTGAGAACGAGAGGGAGGTGAAGCTGTTTCGCCAGATGCCAGCCATAAAATAATCGTTTCAGTGATGATGGATCTAAGCTCGGACCTCCGTTTTCTTCCGGAGAACTTTCGATTGACCCTCCGCCTAAAACAACTACTGCATTATATTTGGCGGCGTTATTTATTTGAAATGGCTCATATTTGTTTTGCAGCGGGGATAATAATGTGTCTTTTACCGGTTCGACTGATAACAGATAGAGAGAGAGGAAGCAAAAGCAGAGCAGCATGAGAAAGGTTTTTTTTCTATTGGTAAATGCACAATAAAACATAGGAAGAAAGAAAAATAAAATAATTCCTGGAGGTAACAAAATATTAGTGAGTATTTTCGATAAAAGAAACATAAGTCTCAATCCCCGATTGATTATTATCTGGGATTATTATAGAGTAATTAGTTCAAAAATAATACAGAATTGATAATAGCAGAGACGCAAAATCTTGTGTTGATACCTTACGATAATCAATTCGTTCTGTTAATCATGCGTAGAGGGTTATGTGTAATCCCATCACATTTGAATGGAATGCCGTAATTTTGCGAATAGGTTTTCTGCCCTGTTCGTCAGGTTTATTGTATTCTTCCTCCAACTGTTTATCGCGTCTAATTTCTTGCTCGGCTTGCATTTTCATGGCGGCGGCTCTTCCAACGACGCTTCTGTCCTGAGGAGAAGGATTAAGCGGTGCCATTGCCGCGCTAATGACCCGCTCCATCTTCCTAACAGTTTCTTCGGGACTTGCGGCTGCCGATGAATCCAGATTCACTTCCCCCTGTACCTTGTAGTTTTTCCCGTCAGGCCCTACTGCCATCGTGTAGGTCACGAATCCGGCATACATTCCGCCAACCATCTTATGTGCCATTTCATGCGCCTCAAGCTGAGCTTCCGCAGCTTTAAGTTTCTGTATTTCAACTTTCTGTTTTAGCTCTTCATTCTGATTTGCTGATTTATGCTCCATATACCGTTCTATTTTTTTTTGGAGATTAGTTTTCTCAGGATTTTTGGAATTATTTTCTTTTTCGGTGTCTTTATTTTGGGGAGATGCATTGTTTGTGTTTTGTATT
This genomic window from Candidatus Margulisiibacteriota bacterium contains:
- a CDS encoding tRNA 2-thiocytidine(32) synthetase TtcA, which gives rise to MKNVRDKIIRSAGKAVADFGLIKDGDNILVGLSGGKDSYTMVDVLLALQKKAPIQFSLTGITIDSGFEGFKGETIEYYCKEKKVPFIYKKADILNIIKEHKNPRKSVCSFCARLRRGALYTYAAEHGYNKIALGHHADDFIETVLMNMFYSGSLKAMAPYHVADDKRNIVIRPLVYVFEEDIITYALQKKFPIICCVCPVSKGAESKRNRVKRLLRELQEETPHIKSNILNSLSNVAYSHLLAQKAVVGIVG
- a CDS encoding YdcF family protein, with protein sequence MFLLSKILTNILLPPGIILFFFLPMFYCAFTNRKKTFLMLLCFCFLSLYLLSVEPVKDTLLSPLQNKYEPFQINNAAKYNAVVVLGGGSIESSPEENGGPSLDPSSLKRLFYGWHLAKQLHLPLVLSGGTTLNKLATPEAMVMQNTLLRLGVKGTNIFIEPGSRNTHENAKLSKIVLDNNKFSSVILVTSAYHMPRSMYSFTKFGIKATPAPTDYKAVTTRYSLLNLIPSMSCLTNSYIALHEYLGLLYYKLLSS
- a CDS encoding glycosyltransferase family 1 protein, with translation MKMKIAFHSNQLGERGTEVALYDYALYNEVLLSNQSIIISNKNNDLFSLQKFRNRFAVYLYDNFSEVDVILKENAVDVFYAIKSGLKDHVISTQCKNVVHCVFTTAQPHGDVYASISPWLADQSSVRVPVVPHMVASIESPDDLRSELHIPEDAVVFGRYGGWEQFDLPFVHRTVEYISRRRKDIYFLFMNTAPFNRQSYQENNKQIIHLPKSSDDFYKAAFINTCDAMLHARYEGETFGLAIAEFSIRNKPVLTWSQSSQKAHLDILGEKCIRYHDEKDLFRIINNFNKEAIRKLAWDCYGASYNPQEVMKVFKQVFLD